One window of the Cryptomeria japonica chromosome 7, Sugi_1.0, whole genome shotgun sequence genome contains the following:
- the LOC131056289 gene encoding phytohormone-binding protein CSBP — protein MLLALLCLTTENSSVSMSQLISGKVELQVSANALWKCLSKDLANLLPKLVPKLISGVEILDGDGGLGSVLIMRFQSDAGDSYQKEKIVEMDDVNLTMANEVLEGGYKQMGFSYFKTRFQLKEISASLTSAECTVEYETCGPQMRSPEEALQASFFIVKTMEAYLLSQ, from the exons ATGCTCTTAGCACTGCTTTGTCTAACAACAGAAAACAGTTCAGTCAGTATGTCTCAGTTGATAAGTGGTAAGGTGGAGTTGCAGGTATCTGCAAATGCATTATGGAAATGCTTAAGCAAGGACTTGGCTAATCTTTTGCCCAAGCTTGTCCCAAAGCTAATCTCTGGTGTTGAAATCTTAGATGGTGATGGTGGCTTGGGAAGTGTATTGATTATGAGATTTCAGTCAG ATGCTGGAGATAGTTATCAGAAGGAGAAGATAGTTGAGATGGATGATGTGAATCTTACTATGGCTAATGAAGTATTGGAGGGAGGATACAAGCAAATGGGTTTCAGCTATTTCAAGACCAGATTTCAGCTCAAGGAAATAAGTGCATCTTTAACAAGTGCTGAATGCACAGTGGAATATGAGACCTGTGGACCACAAATGAGATCACCAGAAGAAGCACTGCAAGCCAGCTTCTTCATTGTCAAAACTATGGAAGCTTATTTACTATCACAGTAA